GCCCGGCGTCATACGGCTGCCCGCTGCCGCACGGCGGCGGCGACCTGCTCGGCCCACACCGCGCAGGCGGTTGCGCCGGGGTGGAAGCCGTCGGTGGCCATCAGGCGGCGCTCGAGCGGCAGCTCGACGCGCAGGAACGTGCAGTGCGGCTGCGTGGCGGCCCACCCGGCGAGCGCCGTGTTGAGCCGCTTCGCGCGCAGCCCGAGATACCACGCGAGCGGCTGCGGCAGCGCCGGAAAGCGCTCCATCGGCGGCACCGCGGACAGGATCGCGTGCCCGACCCGGAAGCGCGCGGCGAGCAACCGGACGAGCTCGGCCTGCTGCGCCTGCCAGCGGGCCGGCGGCACGCCGCCCGTCACGTCGTTGACGCCGAGCGACGTGACGGCCACGTCGAACGGCTCGGCCGGCTCGGCGGCGAGCCAGTCGACGAATTCCCGCGTGGTCAGGCCGGTGCGCGCGAGCAGCTTCCAGCTCACGCGGTGGGTGGCCGCGAGCGCGCTCGCCAGCTGCCCGGACAGCGCGTCGCGCTGCGTCGCGACACCGACGCCCGCGGCGGCCGAATCGCCGACCACCAGCACGCGCAGCGGCGGCCCATCGCCCGCCACGCCGTCGCGCGGGCCGGCCGCCTCGGGCAGCCGCGGCGTGACGCGGCGCACGTAGCGCCCCTGCGCGAACAGCAGCGGGCCAAGGGCAGCGGTGGCGAACGGGTATCCCATGATGTCGATCCGGTGGCGGTTCAGGTGACGCAAACGGGCCGGCGCGGGGCGGCGCCGGCGTGGACGTATTGTGGCCGATCGGTGCGCGAACGGGGCCGGATTGGCCGAACGGACAGGGGGCGGCCGGCTGGCCGGCCCGCGCGGCCCCGTCCGGCGGCGCTCCCGAAAAGCGCGCCGCCGACGTGTTAACATGCGCGTCCTGCCCGCGTGTCCGCCTGCTTCGCCAGCCCGCCGCGCACGGCATCCTCCCGGCGTTCCGCCGTCAACCGCAACACCATCCGCCATCATGTCCGCAGGCCTGAATCCCGCCCAGAACGAAGCGGTGCGCTACCTCGACGGTCCCTGTCTCGTGCTCGCCGGCGCGGGCAGCGGCAAGACCCGCGTGATCACGCAGAAGATCGCGCACCTGATCGAAGCGAAAGGCTTCGAGCCGCGCCACATCGCCGCCGTCACGTTCACGAACAAGGCGGCCGCCGAAATGCGCGAGCGCGTGTCGAAGCTGCTCGAGGGCAAGACGCTCACCACGCCCGGCAAGGAAGGCCGCAAGGTGCCCGTCAACCAGCTCACCGTCTGCACCTTCCACTCGCTGGGCGTGCAGATCCTGCGCCAGGAGGCCGAGCACGTCGGCCTGAAGCCGCAGTTCTCGATCATGGATTCGGACGATTGCTTCGGGATGATCCAGGAGCAGATCGGCACGACCGACAAGGGCCTGATCCGCAAGATCCAGAGCACCATCTCGCTGTGGAAGAACGGCCTGATCATGCCCGACGAGGCGATGACGATCGCGGCCAACGAGGACGAGCACCAGGCCGCGCTGGTCTACCGCAACTACGTCGCGACGCTGCACGCGTACCAGGCGGTCGACTTTGACGACCTGATCCGCCTGCCCGCCGAGCTGTTCGCGAAGAACGAACAGGTGCGCGACCGCTGGCAGAACAAGCTGCGCTACCTGCTGATCGACGAGTACCAGGACACCAACGCGTGCCAGTACGAGCTGCTGAAGCTGCTCGCGGGCCCGCGCGCGGCGTTCACGGCGGTGGGCGACGACGACCAGGCGATCTACGGCTGGCGCGGCGCGACGCTCGAGAACCTCGCGCAGCTCGGCAAGGATTTCCCGAAGCTGCACGTGATCAAGCTCGAGCAGAACTACCGGTCGACGGTGCGCATCCTCACTGCCGCGAACAACGTGATCGCGAACAACCCGAAGCTGTTCGAGAAGAAGCTGTGGTCCGAGCACGGAATGGGCGATTCGATCACCGTCACGCCGTGCAATGACGAAGAGCATGAAGCCGAATCGGTCGTGTTCCGGCTGTCCGCGCACAAGTTCGAGCGGCGCGCGCAGTTCCGCGACTACGCGATACTGTATCGCGGCAACTTCCAGGCGCGGATCTTCGAACAGGTGCTGCGCCGCGAGCGGATCCCGTACGTGCTGTCCGGCGGCCAGTCGTTCTTCGACAAGGCCGAGATCAAGGATCTGTGCGCATACCTGCGGCTGATCGCGAACGCCGACGACGATCCCGCGTTCATCCGCGCGGTCACTACGCCGCGCCGCGGGATCGGCAACACGACGCTCGAAGCGCTCGGCTCGTTCGCGGGCCAGGCGAAGGTGTCGCTGTTCGAGGCCGTGTACATGGGCGGGATCGAGGCGCGGCTGTCCGCGCGCCAGGTCGAGCCGCTGCGGATGTTCTGCGACTTCATCCAGCGCCTGACCGAGCGCGCGGACAAGGATCCGGCCACCGCCGTGCTCGACGACATGATGGAGGCAATCCACTACGAGGCGTACCTGTACGACGCGTTCGACGAACGGCAGGCGCAGTCGAAGTGGCAGAACGTGCTCGAATTCCTCGAATGGCTGAAGCGCAAGGGCACCAAGCCCGAGGCGGAAGCGGTCGACGGTGAGGCGGAAGGCTTCCACAACGCGGACGGCCTCGCCGATACGGGCAAGAACCTGCTCGGCCTGATCCAGACCGTCGCGCTGATGTCGATGCTCGAGGGCAAGGACGAAGACCCGGACGCCGTGCGGTTGTCGACCGTCCACGCGTCGAAGGGGCTCGAGTATCCGCACGTGTTCCTGGTCGGCGTCGAGGAAGGCATCATGCCGCACCGCGGCGGCTCCGAGGACGACGGCCCGATCGACAACGAGCGGATCGAGGAGGAGCGCCGGCTGATGTACGTGGCGATCACGCGCGCGCAGCGCAGCCTGCACCTGAACTGGTGCAAGAAGCGCAAGCGGGCGCGCGAGACGGTCGTGTGCGAACCGTCGCGCTTCATCCCGGAGATGGGGCTCGACGACGCGCCGCCGCCGACGCCGGAAGAGGCGCCGATGTCGCCGAAGGACCGGCTCGCGAGCCTGAAGGCGTTGCTGCAGAAGTGACGCCGGGCGTTCCGGCTGAGTGACCGCAAAACAAAACCCCCGCGACGCGTGAGCGCCGCGGGGGTTTTTTACTGACGGCCGGGCGGGTTACTTCGACGCGTTGACCATGTAGTCGACGGCCGCCTTCACGTCGGCGTCCGACGCGTTCGACCCGCCCTTCGCCGGCATCGCGCCCTTGCCGTGCAGCGCGTAGTTGTAGACCGTATCCATCGAGTCCTTCAGGCGCGGCGCCCAGTCTTCCTTGCTGCCGAACTTCGGCGCGCCGAGCACGCCCGCCGCGTGGCAGGCCTGGCAGGTCGACGTGTACAGCGCCTTGCCGGCGTCGGCCCCGGCCGGGGCGGCAGCGGCTGCCGGCGCTTCACCGGCCTTCGGGATCGCGGCGATCGCTGCCCGGGCCGCGGCGACTTGCGCGCTCGCGGCGTCAGCCGCGCCCGACGCGGCTGCGGCGCCACTGGCGGGTTGCGCCGCGTTGGCGGCCGGCGCGGCCGGTTCGGGGAAGTTCGCGCCGTCGTTGTTCGCCATGTAGACGATCGCTCGGGCGATTTCATAGTCGCTGACGTCGTCGGGGCTCGTGCCGCCGCGCGGCGGCATCGCGCCCTTGCCGGCCAGTGCCGTCTTCAGCAGCGTGTCGAAACCTTGCGAGATGCGCGGCGCCCAGTCGTCCTTGTTGCCGAACTTCGGCGCGCCGGCGGCGCCCGTGCCGTGGCAGGTCACGCAGACGGCCTTGTAGACTTCCTCGCCGGTCTTGTACGTGCGGGGCGCGTTGGCGTCCTTCACGTCGACCTTCGCGAGCGGGGCGACGCGTGCGGCGACCTGTTCGTCGGATAGCGCGTCCGTGCCGGCGCCGGAACGGAACGCATGGTTCGCATAGTTGGCGAACAGGACGATCAGGATGATCGGAATCGCGAACGACGCGATGATGACGGCAATCAGCTGCCCGGGGGTTTTGACGGGAGATTCGTGGGGTGCTTCGCTCATGCTTGCCTCGTCTCCGTGAATAGGAATTGTGAGCGCGGTGCAACGGCAAATGGCAGTCCAATGAAGCCCGGTCGATTATAGACGGAACGTTTACATCACGGCGAGCGGTGCGATGGCGCGTGTTTACCCGCACGCAGCGGGGCCCGGCGGGGATTCGTCGGGCAAGGTGGACGCATCATGGGAAACCGGGTATCCTTGCTGTCTTGCCAATCGTGGGCGGCCTGTATATTGGGGTCGCTTCACTGTCACAGGCGCCCGTAGCTCAATGGATAGAGTACTGCCCTCCGAAGGCAGGGGTTGCTGGTTCGATCCCAGCCGGGCGCGCCAAGAATTCCCAGTAGAACAAAGACTTAGAGAGCTGGGCGACTTTCCGGTCGCTGGAACCTGTCCGCATTTTTGTGGGCGAGGCGGTTGAACAGCGGGTTATCCGCGCGCCTGCATAAATCGGTCTCCGAACAGGATAGGCCGCGCTGATGGCCTCGGTCAGCCCCTTCAAGCCGTCCACCACGGCGATCAGGATGTCCTGGCAGCCGCGCGTCTTGAGTTCGTTGAACACCTTGAGCCAGAACTTGGCGCCCTCGGTCTGCTCGATCCAGAGGCCCAGCACGTCGCGCTGGCCATCGGCCTGAATGCCCAAAGCCAGATAGACGGCTTTGTTGCTGCCCGACGGCTCATATCAGATAGTCGCCTCTTTCACATACTTTTCTTATCCAGGGTGTGATGCCGACTACGCTGCTTACGAATTTAACGCCTTGGTCAATATGGCCGGCTCACGTTGAGCAAGGATGCTTTGGGATGACTTTCCCGTCTCGAAGCGCGCACACACGTTGATTCACAATCAAGGGCAGTTTCAGGGGGCCTCCGCGAAGCGATGAGGCTTCGCGGACTCGACGGGTTACAAGTTACTGTTCATCGCGTTGGGTTACAAACGACCGCAGATAGTGTCCCTCAGCCTCGCGAGACGCCCGGTCGATTCCGTTCATCTGGCAAATATTGCGTACCGTCTCCGCGTTGATCGTCGGGCTCGGCTCATCAATGATGTTGCGTCGCAGCAGGTTATATAGCCTGCCGACACGGCCCGCATATGCGATGTTTTCTAGCCGTCCCGCCCCCGTTACAGCGTCCAAGCATTTAGATTGCGCCAGCAGCCACGCACCTTTTGTTGTTTTGTCCATATTGTCCTCTTGGATCGAACCATCAGCCGACACCACGAATCGACGAAGAAGCCTATCACAGACGTTCTCTCGCTCAACGCAAGACCTCGGTTTCGCGGGTGCGCTGCGTTTTTGCTTCGCGCACGATATGGCTGGTGACTTCACCATGGTGATGGTGCGATTGACGGACGGCGTTGCGCTTCCGGGACGGCGCGTACTCGTCGGTACGGCGCCATCGTGAAAATGTGTCAATTCGCTGGCTAAGCAGCCGCTACATGCAGTCGCCCGATGGACAAACACATTCTTCTGACCTAATAATTCGCGTGGCGATAATGACGTAGAGAGACGTCTTGATAACACGAACAGCACAAAGCGATTTTTCGCCCGGGCAGGTATTTTTCCCTGAGCCATCCCTGTATCTGGTGGCGAACTATGAGCCTCGCCCGGACAATCCGAATTGGGTCAACGTGTTGTGCGAACGGCACGATGGGGGCGACGCAATCTGCGCATACCTCTCGCCGGTGGATGCCATGCTCGACGCAATCTTCGCCTCGAAGCAAGGCAAGCGCTACTACGCAATTCCCGCCAGCGGATTCGTTCCGACGACATTCATTGATGACAACAACGGTCGTCTTGCGCTCGACGTGCACCTGGGCTGGCCGGCGCGGAACGGCCAGTTGATTGCCCGGCGCAACGGCAAGCCCGTCTCCTGCGCTTCGCATCACGAGATGCAGGTTCCACCCGAGCACGCTCATCACATCGCGTTCAGACTTGAACAGGGCACCCTGGCAGTTCTCGACGAGCTATATATGAGCGCCGGCCTGTTTGCGTATCGAGAGACGTTCAACACGATGATGGGCTGGCCTGAAACGCGCCGCAACCGAGCCGTTACGGCGGCCGTGCAAAAGATGGGCGGCCTCGCGCCGGCGGGGAGCGAGTACAACCAGATGGCGCTCTACGACGCTGAGTTCGAGCAGTGGCATTTTGTATCCCCCGCGCCACTGGCAAAGCTTTGACTCGACGACTGAAGTCGTTGGTTTCCCGGCAAGAACGGATTTGCGGGAAGCCAGGATGGTTCTACGGCCACTAGCCTGTTCAACGTTTTTAAAGGTATCACCAGCATGAGGCGCAGCTACTTGATGGTGGGCGACAAGTCGTCTGCCAACGGAACGGTGATTGAAGGGGTGCCTATGACGACCCATCACGGCACCGAACCGACCTTTCTCGGTGCGCAGGTGACTTGTCCTGCCTGCAAATCCGTCGGCCGTATTGTCCCGACGGGGCCGCGCTGGCCGAGTTCAATGATGGGTAAGGAGCCAGCGCTGGAAGGTGACATCTGCGCCTGTAAATGCGACCCGCCCCCGGTGATGATTGCCTCTCAGACCGACATGTACATGACCTTCGAGAGCAATCATTTGGCCGACCTCGGTTTTGCGCCAAGCGGCGAGTTGATTGAGCACGCGTTCAAGACGCACGACCAGCACTTTCGGATTATCAACAGCGATGGGGAACCAGTGGAAGGGTTGCCTTATATGCTCAAGAGCGCGGATGGAAAAACCGTGCAAGGCATTACATCAGCGAACGGGAAAACCGAACTCATCTCGGCTGACCAAGCGCATGATGTCCAGTTCTTTCTTCACTTGGCGGGAGGGAGTGAGTAATGCAACTGGCCAACGCGCTGATGACCCCCAAGGACGAACGTAAGGCCGTCACGGTTCAACACAAAATCTACTGGATTCATCGGCATGAATGGAACGCCCAGTGGATAGCTCAATACCATGCTGCAGTACCTGCACTGGCCAAGGAAATACAGGCTCGAAAGGTCGATATGTCGAAGCTGGAGAGCGAACCCATCGACGGGTCACCTACCGGTGGGAATGACACGAACCGATTTACCTGTGAGGATTTCGCCTTCGAAATTCTCATTGAGTTTGCCTCACGCAACAAGTTGCCCTTGAAAATCAAGACCGGCTCCGCGGTTTTTAAAAACATCGACATGGACTATAAGTCCGGAAACAAGACGGCTCCGCCGACACCGGCTGGATTTGCTCTTGATGTTGCTTATGCCAGCGGGGCGCCCGACGTGCTGAAAAACTCGCTTCCCGTAGCTGACAGCAACCTGTTGCCGGGCGACCTCTTCGTCGAATTTAACGGCGGGCATATCCAGGTCGTAACCGGGGTGGGGCCAGGGCGGGTAGAAATCATGCAGGGCAACTTCCCTGGACCGGGCGAGACACCTCGCCGAAAGTGGACAAGCTATCTGGAACTCGGTCCCTGGATTCGCGCGACGAATACTGGCAACCGGGAAAGCTCGAACTACCTGGGCTCCCCTGTTCAGAATGCCGTGTACGAGCAGCGCAATGGCAAGTGGATGTATCAGCGTCTCTACGGCGACTATCGAGACTGGGACGCCGATGTATGGGGAAGCATGAACAAGCACGTGCGCTGGAACTTCGCCGAGTTCAACAATCTATGAAACTGAGACTTACCATCGCGGTGCTTGCTGCGCTCATGCTGTGCTACGTCGTAGCTGGTGCCCCCTCCATCGGATTGCTCTTTAAGCCTTCCGTAATAGGAGGGGGCCTCGCATTGAAGCCAATCACCTATCACTGGGCCAACCGACTGGACCGCGCGATACCCGACGCGGAACTGCTGGCGGGCCGTTTTTATGTCTTGGTGTTGGCGGCCATCAGCTTGGCAGCGGGTGGATTGGTGTTCCGCGGCGCGCGCGACGGCAAGGCCTTTGCATTTGTGCTCGGGTGGTCCGTTGCATTGCTCGTCATCCTGCTCTATGCGCAAACCGAAGCTTTCTATACGGTCGGGTAACCTATGAAGAAGTGGACGCAAATCGTGCTTGCGACAGCGGCATCCATTCTCTCCCTGGCGGGCATGGTCTTCAGCATTGGTGCGCTGCTCTCCCTCAAGAGCTTGGACCAACTCCATCGCCTACTGAGCTTCGACTACCTCAGCTTTGTGGACGGTCAGACCGCCGGCGGCCTGGCGACCGACTTCTTCATGGGTATCGCGTTGGTGCTCATCGGGAGCATTCTGTTCACGAGAACGCGGCGGGCCGGCGACGTGGGCAAGGCAGTAGCCTCCTTCCTGCTCGTGTTCATCGCCCTTACTCTTATCTACGCCTGCGTGAACCCTCGCATCGGTGTTCGGCCCTATTGAGGGCGCTGCTACGGCGCACGCGTCTATAGCGTGATGCCTTCCAGAACAGTGGCATACGGCTTGAGCGCTGGGCACGCCATCAGGAGTTTTTCGGGCTCGATGACGACGCCATAGAGAGACACGTCCAGCGCAGCGTTCGCGTGAATGCCCGCGACTCGCAAAGCGTGCCGAATCTGTCCATTTCGGTGAAGTGCCGCGGCCATGGGCATGGTCACCCCGCCACGATTACGGTTCGTTTCGGCAAACAGTTCTTCCACCGTCAAATCGTCGAGACCTGGCTTCAGCTTACGGATTGCCGTGCGTGCCCGCGCCTCTAGTTCAGCCACCCGGGTGCCTCCTGCTTTCAGTGCCCCATCGTTCGTCGTGTGGAAATCTTTTTGACGGATGTTGGGCACCGCCGTGCCCGCGACCAACTTTAGATGCGTCATAACAATTGCCTCCTCAGAAACGATATCGGCAATGAGGTCGGCGTGCTGAACCCTGAATCCGGTACCAACGAGCGAAATTTCCGTTGCACTCGCGGTCGCGATTTTCCCGTGGGGCGTCGGCGCTATTCGAGCATCTCTCGACTTGCCGACTGAATGTTGTACAGGGTCGAGCGCGACACCCCGAAGTGTCGGCTGATTTCCGCTATCGACATGTCCCGATTCCGCATAATCGCTAGTACAGCCTTGCGCTGCTTTGGGTCCGAAGCATGCGGCCGGCCTCCCTTGCGGCCGCGAGCGCGCGCCGCATCGAGGCCGGCGCGCCTTCGCTCCCTCACAAGCTCTCGCTCGAACTCGGCCAGCGAGGCAAACAGGTGAAAGACCAGTTTACTTCATCGTTTTTCCCGGTACAGCGAAAATACAGCTAGCCAGTGGCAGGCTATTGGCCTGCGGACCTTGCGGTCAGGCTGCTTGCAAATCGCGTAGCGCTTCGGGATGAAGCGCCGCGATTCGCAGCAAGGTCTGCGCGGCGCCGGTTGGTTCGCGGCGCCCTTGTTCCCAATCCTGCAGCGTCCGTACCGACACCCCGAGCAGTAAAGCGAAAGCGCTCTGCGACAGACCAACTTTCGTGCGTGCCAACGATGCTACGGTCGGTTCCACCTTGGTGACGCGTGCGCGTTTTCCCGCCTTCATATCGCTAACCGACTTCAGCAGGTCGGCCTGAAACTGTTCGAGTTCCTTATCCATTTTCGACCTCTTCACGTAGCCGGTTGAGGAAGTCCACCGGCAGATTGTCAAATTTCGCCTTCGTGTAGGCGATCAGCAGCCAGATACATCAATCGTCGAGCACGTTGTAATAGATGACTCGGGCGCCACCGCGTTTACCCATGCCGGCGCGCGACCACCGAACTTTGCGCAATCCGCCACTCCCGGGAATGACGTCCCCTGAGAGCGGATTGGTGGCCAACCAGACGATGAAGGCTTCCCGCTCACCATCGCGCCAGATGTCAGTGGCATACCACTGGAATACTTCCGTTTCGATGACCGTGTACAGGGGCGGATTATACGGCAATGCCGTATAATCGCAACGCGAATTCATGTGGTTATGGAGTCTGATAGTGCGGGAGAGCGAGATTGCAGAGGAGGGGGGCGCAGTTGTACCAGCTCCACACCTGCCCGCCAAAACGAGTGGTTTTTAAGTACGCCTGCACAGGCCGCGTGGCGCTCGACGGGGCGCTCTTCTATGCCGCGCAAGGCATTGATTTATAAGAGATCGTCGGGTGCCGGTAAAACTCCGAAGGCAGGGGTTGCTGGTTCGATCCCTGCCGGGCGCGCCAAAACATGCCTGCTCAGACACTCGGCGGTTTCCCGTTTGCAGTAATATCCCGGCCGGTTGGCGGTTTTCGATCGCGTGGCATCCGACCCGGCGCAATCTTCCGCCGATCCGGTTCGACCTGCTCGAAGCCCACCCGGCAGCGTGGATTGAAAATGTCGACCGAAACGAGAAGGAGCCGCGCCGCACCATAGGCGGCGATCACCGCATGAGCAAATCACTCCCCGTTCAGTTCATCAACGGGCCGGACGGCACACCGGCCTTCGTCGTGATTCCGTACGCCGACTATGTCGCGCAGCAGCGGGTCACGCCCGCTCCGGTACCGCACGAAGTCGTGACGCGCGCCGTGTTCGACGGCAGTTCGCCCGTGCGCGCGTGGCGCGAATATCTCGGGCTGACGCGGGCCGAGGTCGCGCAGCGGCTCGGCATCAGTCGCTCGGACTACGCAAAACGCGAGAAGCGCGAGAAGCTGCGCAAGCCGCAGCGCCGGAAGATCGCGGCAGCGCTGGGCATCACGCTGACGCAGCTCGACTTCTGACGCACGGGCCGGCGAGCGCACCGGGCATGCCGGGCGCCCCGTGCCGCAGCCGCCGTGCCGGTGTCGTGTTGCCTCGCCGTTGTGCGAGAATCGCCCGCAACAACCACTCCAAGCGACGATCGCGGCGGCCGTCCGCGCATCGCGCCGACTTCCGATGGCTGCCATCGTGTCTACCTCGACCGCAGTCGATGCCCGCGTGCTGACTGATGCGCAGCAGGCGCTGCTTGCGCGTCTGCACGCGTATTCCCCCGACGCGCCCGATGCACCGCTGCCGTACAGCCGGCGCCTTGCCGAAGCCGAACGCTGGTCGCATGCGCACGCGCTGGCCGTGATCGACGAATACAAGCGCTTCGCGTTCCTCGCGCAGGCGGCCGGCCATCCGGTCACGCCGTCGCACGCGGTCGACGCCGCCTGGCACCTGCACCTGCAATACACGCGCGAATACTGGGACGTGTTCTGCGCCGACGTGCTGCGCGCGCCGCTGCATCACGTGCCGGGTGCGGGCGCGCCCGACGAGGCCGCGCAGTACGCGCGGCACTACCGGCAGACGCTCGACAGCTACCGCAGGCTGTTCGGCTGCGAGCCGCCCGAAGCGATCTGGCCGCGCCCCGTGGCCGTGCCCGCCGACGCCCCCGCGCAGCGCGCAGAACCGCGCGATGGCCCGTCTAGCGAGCCCGCCGCACGCCCGCGACGCTGGCGGCGCTTCGCGAAGCTCGCTTGGCCGACGGCGGCGATCAGCGTCGCGGCGACCTGCGCGAGCGCGAGCGATTTCAATGTGTTGGACTTCTCGGGGCCGGACTTTCTCGGGTTGTTCTACGTGCCGCTCTGCATCGCCGCGCTGCTGCTGATCGCCGGCCTGCAGTGGCTCGAATACCGCCACCGTGTGTGGGGAACGCGCGCCGCCGAATCGTCGCCCGACCTGAGCGCGGAGGAAGCGGCGTATCTCGCGGGCGGCGGTGCGCGCATGGCGCAGGTCGCGATGCTGTCGCTCGCGCATGCCGGTGCGATCGAGCTGCGGATGAGCAAGGCCCACGGCGCGCGGGTGCGGATCGACGATCCGCGACAAGCCGGCGCTTATGGCGCCGACTGGGAATGGCTGAGGAGGCAGCCCGGCGGCGAGGCGAGCTGCCACGCGTTTCGTCAGCGTCTCGCGTGGCGCGAAGCCGAATGCGCCGCGGCGTTGCAGCGCAAAGGCTGGCTCTGGGCGCCGGGCGAGATGCGGGCGACGCGGATGGCCGCGCGCGCGATCCTGCTGCTCGTGTACGGCGCGGGCGCGGCGAAGCTCGCGGTCGGCCTGACCCGCGGCCGGCCCGTGCTGCTGCTGATGATTGTCATGACGGCGTTCATGGTCGCGTACCACTTCATGGTCGGACGCCTGCCCGGCCTGGGGCGCGGCGGCATGACGCGCGGCGGCCGGCGGCGCTCGACGCGCACCGCGACGAACGCCGGGGCGAGCGCGCGACGCCGGACGGGCTCTTGTGGACGGCCGCGCTGTTCGGCGCCGGTGCGCTCGCCGGCACCGTGTGGGCCGCGCATTCGAAAGTGCTGATGGCGCCGCCTATCGCCGTGAAAACCGGCGGGTCGAGCGGTTCGTCCGACTCGGGCGCCGGGGACAGCAGTTCGAGCTCGTGCGGAGCGTCGAGTTCGTGCAGTTCGTCGAGCTCATGCAGCTCGAGCAGTTGCGGCGGCTGTTCGAGCACCTGAGCACAGCGCGCGCTGCCGGGATAGCGCGCCGTGCCGCCAGCGTCAGGCAGGCGGCACGGCGCGCGCCGAACTACGCGATCGCGGCATCGGCAGGCGTTCGTGCCTGCGCGGCACGCCCGTCGCCCGCCTCGACGATCAGCGTCCAGTCGAACGCCGGCAGCGCGCAGAGCTGCTCGACGGTGGCCGTGTACTCGT
This region of Burkholderia contaminans genomic DNA includes:
- a CDS encoding helix-turn-helix domain-containing protein, which produces MSKSLPVQFINGPDGTPAFVVIPYADYVAQQRVTPAPVPHEVVTRAVFDGSSPVRAWREYLGLTRAEVAQRLGISRSDYAKREKREKLRKPQRRKIAAALGITLTQLDF
- a CDS encoding helix-turn-helix domain-containing protein; translation: MDKELEQFQADLLKSVSDMKAGKRARVTKVEPTVASLARTKVGLSQSAFALLLGVSVRTLQDWEQGRREPTGAAQTLLRIAALHPEALRDLQAA
- a CDS encoding c-type cytochrome; translated protein: MSEAPHESPVKTPGQLIAVIIASFAIPIILIVLFANYANHAFRSGAGTDALSDEQVAARVAPLAKVDVKDANAPRTYKTGEEVYKAVCVTCHGTGAAGAPKFGNKDDWAPRISQGFDTLLKTALAGKGAMPPRGGTSPDDVSDYEIARAIVYMANNDGANFPEPAAPAANAAQPASGAAAASGAADAASAQVAAARAAIAAIPKAGEAPAAAAAPAGADAGKALYTSTCQACHAAGVLGAPKFGSKEDWAPRLKDSMDTVYNYALHGKGAMPAKGGSNASDADVKAAVDYMVNASK
- a CDS encoding UvrD-helicase domain-containing protein — protein: MSAGLNPAQNEAVRYLDGPCLVLAGAGSGKTRVITQKIAHLIEAKGFEPRHIAAVTFTNKAAAEMRERVSKLLEGKTLTTPGKEGRKVPVNQLTVCTFHSLGVQILRQEAEHVGLKPQFSIMDSDDCFGMIQEQIGTTDKGLIRKIQSTISLWKNGLIMPDEAMTIAANEDEHQAALVYRNYVATLHAYQAVDFDDLIRLPAELFAKNEQVRDRWQNKLRYLLIDEYQDTNACQYELLKLLAGPRAAFTAVGDDDQAIYGWRGATLENLAQLGKDFPKLHVIKLEQNYRSTVRILTAANNVIANNPKLFEKKLWSEHGMGDSITVTPCNDEEHEAESVVFRLSAHKFERRAQFRDYAILYRGNFQARIFEQVLRRERIPYVLSGGQSFFDKAEIKDLCAYLRLIANADDDPAFIRAVTTPRRGIGNTTLEALGSFAGQAKVSLFEAVYMGGIEARLSARQVEPLRMFCDFIQRLTERADKDPATAVLDDMMEAIHYEAYLYDAFDERQAQSKWQNVLEFLEWLKRKGTKPEAEAVDGEAEGFHNADGLADTGKNLLGLIQTVALMSMLEGKDEDPDAVRLSTVHASKGLEYPHVFLVGVEEGIMPHRGGSEDDGPIDNERIEEERRLMYVAITRAQRSLHLNWCKKRKRARETVVCEPSRFIPEMGLDDAPPPTPEEAPMSPKDRLASLKALLQK
- a CDS encoding DUF448 domain-containing protein, with product MAQGKIPARAKNRFVLFVLSRRLSTSLSPRELLGQKNVFVHRATACSGCLASELTHFHDGAVPTSTRRPGSATPSVNRTITMVKSPAISCAKQKRSAPAKPRSCVERENVCDRLLRRFVVSADGSIQEDNMDKTTKGAWLLAQSKCLDAVTGAGRLENIAYAGRVGRLYNLLRRNIIDEPSPTINAETVRNICQMNGIDRASREAEGHYLRSFVTQRDEQ
- a CDS encoding SGNH/GDSL hydrolase family protein → MGYPFATAALGPLLFAQGRYVRRVTPRLPEAAGPRDGVAGDGPPLRVLVVGDSAAAGVGVATQRDALSGQLASALAATHRVSWKLLARTGLTTREFVDWLAAEPAEPFDVAVTSLGVNDVTGGVPPARWQAQQAELVRLLAARFRVGHAILSAVPPMERFPALPQPLAWYLGLRAKRLNTALAGWAATQPHCTFLRVELPLERRLMATDGFHPGATACAVWAEQVAAAVRQRAAV
- a CDS encoding PAAR domain-containing protein yields the protein MRRSYLMVGDKSSANGTVIEGVPMTTHHGTEPTFLGAQVTCPACKSVGRIVPTGPRWPSSMMGKEPALEGDICACKCDPPPVMIASQTDMYMTFESNHLADLGFAPSGELIEHAFKTHDQHFRIINSDGEPVEGLPYMLKSADGKTVQGITSANGKTELISADQAHDVQFFLHLAGGSE